In Haloarcula salinisoli, one genomic interval encodes:
- a CDS encoding DUF7285 family protein: MSRSSARAATEPLAALVAVFAVTAGLALYAGTLDDTLAGVGGERDLAGPTADAVERRVTSGGVVDPERVPDALAAVPSGYEGNVTLRAERQWSAGPTPPATADTDNRTVSVALGPATVRRGRLRVAVWR, encoded by the coding sequence ATGTCACGCTCGTCGGCTAGAGCGGCCACCGAGCCGCTGGCGGCGCTCGTCGCTGTCTTCGCCGTCACCGCCGGGCTCGCGCTGTACGCCGGCACCCTCGACGACACGCTCGCCGGCGTCGGTGGTGAGCGGGACCTGGCAGGTCCCACCGCGGACGCGGTCGAACGACGGGTGACCTCCGGCGGCGTCGTCGACCCGGAACGGGTGCCGGACGCGCTGGCGGCCGTGCCGTCGGGCTACGAAGGCAACGTCACACTGCGGGCGGAGCGACAGTGGTCCGCCGGGCCGACGCCGCCGGCGACGGCCGACACCGACAACCGAACTGTCAGCGTCGCGCTCGGTCCGGCGACGGTCCGGCGGGGCCGACTCAGGGTGGCGGTCTGGCGATGA
- a CDS encoding DUF7311 family protein, which yields MILRVVLAAVLTAALLAVALPAMADVGANRAESTMDRQLGTLGEELETMVETDDPTVGRGARHVAKLRLPDRSLTSAAVTRLRFLSREEVAVASWRVGDSATSRTRLAGVPVRGAGGGPVTVREPGTHRLVFELRSRAGKPVLTVKRLGGETDA from the coding sequence GTGATACTGCGCGTCGTTCTGGCGGCGGTACTGACCGCCGCGCTGCTTGCGGTCGCACTCCCGGCGATGGCCGATGTCGGTGCGAACAGGGCAGAAAGCACCATGGACCGCCAGCTCGGGACCCTCGGCGAGGAGCTGGAGACGATGGTCGAGACGGACGACCCCACGGTGGGCCGTGGCGCCCGCCACGTCGCTAAACTCCGATTGCCCGACCGGTCGCTGACGAGCGCGGCCGTCACCCGCCTCCGCTTTCTCAGCCGCGAGGAGGTCGCCGTGGCCTCGTGGCGGGTCGGTGACAGCGCGACGAGCCGGACGCGCCTCGCCGGCGTCCCTGTCCGGGGCGCTGGCGGCGGACCGGTGACTGTCCGCGAGCCGGGAACCCACCGGCTCGTCTTCGAACTGCGGTCCCGGGCCGGGAAGCCCGTCCTGACGGTGAAGCGACTTGGGGGTGAGACCGATGCGTGA
- a CDS encoding SDR family oxidoreductase — MSRVAILGCGYVGLELGRQLRDDHDVVGVRRSERGLEAIEDAGFEAVQADVTDDDSLSAVPDADWVVFAASSGGRGADVAREVYVEGLKTAIDHFWARADAPERLVYTSSTGVYGDHDGAWVDEATPLDPQTEKTEVLAEAERVARERPAEYGGHGAVARYAGLYGPERYRLERYLEGPVTAGYLNMVHRDDAAGAVCFLLEEDHRNEVVLVVDDEPVEKWAFADWLAEACDVAFPPKQTTAERLDDPDLSETARRRIQTSKRCSNDRLRNLGYEFAYPTFREGYRAAIESYVG, encoded by the coding sequence ATGAGTCGGGTCGCCATCCTGGGCTGTGGCTACGTCGGGCTGGAGCTGGGTCGACAGCTCCGGGACGACCACGACGTCGTCGGGGTGCGACGCTCCGAGCGCGGCCTCGAGGCTATCGAGGACGCCGGCTTCGAGGCGGTCCAGGCGGACGTCACCGACGACGACTCGCTGTCGGCGGTTCCCGACGCCGACTGGGTCGTCTTCGCGGCGAGTTCGGGCGGTCGGGGGGCCGACGTCGCCCGCGAGGTGTACGTCGAGGGGCTCAAAACTGCAATCGACCACTTCTGGGCGCGGGCCGACGCCCCCGAGCGGCTGGTGTACACCTCCAGCACCGGCGTCTACGGCGACCACGACGGCGCGTGGGTCGACGAGGCGACGCCACTGGACCCCCAGACCGAGAAGACCGAAGTGCTTGCGGAGGCCGAACGCGTGGCTCGCGAGCGGCCGGCCGAGTACGGCGGCCACGGGGCGGTCGCGCGCTATGCGGGCCTGTACGGACCGGAGCGCTACCGACTGGAGCGGTATCTGGAGGGACCGGTGACGGCTGGCTATCTGAACATGGTCCACCGGGACGACGCGGCTGGAGCCGTCTGCTTCCTGCTGGAAGAAGACCACCGCAACGAGGTCGTCCTCGTAGTGGACGACGAGCCGGTCGAGAAGTGGGCCTTTGCGGACTGGCTGGCCGAGGCCTGCGATGTCGCGTTCCCGCCGAAACAGACCACTGCGGAGCGTCTCGACGACCCCGACCTCTCCGAGACGGCCAGGCGCCGCATCCAGACGAGCAAGCGCTGTTCGAACGACAGGCTTCGAAATCTGGGTTACGAGTTCGCCTACCCGACGTTCAGGGAGGGGTATCGGGCTGCAATTGAATCGTACGTGGGGTAA
- a CDS encoding DUF7310 family coiled-coil domain-containing protein — MTDVETLEERVDTVERAVTDGDHGFPAVDDLAELSERVETLEAEVAALNDHADELEAATQALRGYVGNVRSVNERVEGRADAALAATERLERRLDAVTEERRSAGAADAESTDAGDTEPGGGRGLRDGHPEGHDGGTTRGLSGVDTDGPGRAGNDESESSGRDPGVLEQIRSLL, encoded by the coding sequence ATGACCGACGTGGAGACACTCGAAGAACGGGTCGACACGGTCGAACGGGCTGTCACGGACGGCGACCACGGCTTCCCGGCCGTCGACGACCTCGCGGAACTTTCCGAACGGGTCGAGACGCTCGAAGCCGAGGTGGCCGCGCTGAACGACCACGCCGACGAGCTCGAGGCCGCCACACAGGCGCTCAGGGGGTACGTCGGCAACGTCCGCTCGGTCAACGAGCGAGTCGAGGGGCGGGCCGACGCGGCGCTGGCGGCGACCGAGCGGCTGGAGCGGCGCCTCGACGCGGTCACCGAGGAACGCCGATCGGCCGGCGCCGCGGACGCCGAATCGACCGACGCCGGGGATACCGAACCGGGTGGCGGCCGGGGACTGCGCGACGGCCACCCCGAAGGCCACGACGGCGGGACGACACGGGGTCTGTCCGGGGTCGACACCGACGGGCCGGGACGGGCCGGGAACGACGAGTCGGAGTCGTCGGGGCGCGACCCCGGCGTGCTCGAACAGATACGGTCCCTGCTGTGA
- a CDS encoding DUF5791 family protein has protein sequence MLRAEFPDAGEQSPEALRSAYGSVLAETVASVGADTVVDETELDRETVEAVADGEVAQLSLSDAMAVLATDPDQPDADTLQAEAQDILLMGMTTAVMDVEALASGIDSQLEPKEIQQKIEGRYPMTLEEYALLHSYIESQKR, from the coding sequence ATGCTCAGAGCCGAATTTCCGGATGCGGGCGAGCAGTCGCCCGAGGCGCTGCGTTCGGCCTACGGGTCGGTGCTCGCCGAGACGGTCGCGTCCGTCGGCGCCGACACCGTCGTCGACGAGACTGAACTGGACCGCGAGACAGTCGAGGCGGTCGCAGACGGCGAAGTCGCACAGCTCTCGCTCTCCGACGCGATGGCCGTCCTCGCGACCGATCCCGACCAGCCCGACGCCGACACCCTGCAGGCCGAGGCCCAGGACATCCTCCTGATGGGGATGACGACGGCCGTGATGGACGTCGAGGCCCTGGCCTCCGGCATCGACAGCCAGCTCGAACCCAAGGAGATACAGCAGAAGATAGAGGGGCGCTACCCGATGACACTCGAGGAGTACGCGCTCTTGCACAGCTACATCGAGAGTCAGAAACGATGA
- a CDS encoding DUF7283 family protein, with translation MFDTNVDTVSVWVAVGAVSVAVLGVITQLPTSAPPDAAAAATTIDEVATGPPGSVATRELHATEWSLAGRQLGLRSAGGTVHETLLHQVVPAVNPSLAAVLDGERPSSVFDSPDAFRRANERATTEREQWRAAPDRLTARHVAWGGVDVTLVG, from the coding sequence ATGTTCGACACCAACGTCGACACGGTGTCCGTCTGGGTGGCCGTCGGGGCGGTGAGCGTCGCCGTCCTCGGCGTGATCACCCAGTTGCCCACGTCGGCACCACCTGACGCAGCCGCCGCGGCGACGACGATAGACGAGGTGGCGACTGGCCCACCGGGGTCGGTCGCCACCCGTGAACTGCACGCGACCGAGTGGTCGCTGGCGGGCCGCCAGCTCGGTCTTCGGTCCGCTGGTGGTACCGTCCACGAGACGTTGTTACACCAGGTCGTTCCGGCAGTGAACCCGAGTCTCGCCGCCGTCCTCGACGGGGAACGGCCGTCGAGCGTGTTCGATTCGCCCGACGCGTTCAGACGAGCGAACGAGCGGGCCACCACCGAGCGGGAACAGTGGCGAGCGGCTCCGGACCGCCTGACGGCCAGACACGTCGCCTGGGGAGGGGTCGATGTCACGCTCGTCGGCTAG
- a CDS encoding ATPase, T2SS/T4P/T4SS family, which produces MREWFTDEEPEPDCRCTTELERATLTVDATDCPGDGRLGESPDCRATVVAALGQADVESVVTTSNGLERAYLDADAALLVAAGRFATRVAATDERLAERARRDPLAAATEATGRAGHIADLAAETGFAVAAEGVSPERALDPYVGPSVSDARIAASPPARAELRDRRTVETGATVRRYETPSERLDSYHVRPQEHEFDAATTAALAEAVSLLAAATDEPIAPEAAAERVVDDGGTATRLASVLRKHTEGLGILEDVFADPRVSDVFATAPVAETRLRVRADGETYRTNIRLTERGARTLASTFRRTSGRAFSRASPTLSATTTVADRQVRVAGVTEPVSDGVGFAFRGHDEESFRLVDLVENGSVPPRVAGLLSVAVERGAACLVAGPRGAGKTTTLGALLWELPRTVRTVVIEDTPELPVSALQSAGRDVQPLRTERGDGPSVDATAALRTALRLGDGALVVGEVRGEEAGVLYEAMRVGGGDSAVLGTIHGTGGDSVRERLVSDLDVPESAFAATDLVVTLDPPTADGGRGIAAVEEVRGHEDGVAFEPLFVREGPTATATGHIDRGASRLVESLAHAGESYASVRETIRDRTAALGPDRTAGSVEPGS; this is translated from the coding sequence ATGCGTGAGTGGTTCACCGACGAGGAGCCCGAGCCCGACTGCCGCTGTACGACCGAGCTCGAGCGGGCGACACTGACCGTCGACGCCACCGACTGCCCTGGCGACGGGCGCCTGGGCGAGTCACCGGACTGCCGGGCGACTGTCGTCGCGGCGCTGGGTCAGGCGGACGTCGAGAGCGTCGTCACCACGAGCAATGGTCTCGAACGCGCGTATCTCGACGCCGACGCAGCATTACTGGTGGCTGCCGGGCGGTTCGCGACGCGGGTGGCGGCCACGGACGAGCGCCTGGCCGAGCGCGCTCGACGGGACCCGCTTGCCGCCGCGACCGAAGCGACCGGGCGGGCTGGCCACATCGCCGACCTGGCTGCCGAGACCGGGTTCGCGGTTGCCGCCGAGGGAGTCTCGCCAGAGCGCGCGCTCGACCCGTACGTCGGTCCGTCGGTCAGCGACGCTCGTATCGCCGCCAGTCCCCCCGCCAGGGCGGAGCTCAGGGACCGCCGAACCGTCGAGACCGGGGCGACCGTCCGCCGGTACGAGACGCCCTCGGAGCGACTGGACAGCTACCACGTCCGCCCGCAGGAACACGAGTTCGACGCGGCGACGACGGCGGCACTGGCCGAGGCTGTCTCCCTGCTGGCGGCGGCGACCGACGAGCCGATCGCCCCCGAGGCGGCCGCCGAGCGGGTCGTCGACGACGGCGGGACGGCGACCCGTCTGGCGAGCGTCCTCCGGAAACACACCGAGGGGCTCGGCATCCTCGAGGACGTCTTCGCCGACCCGCGTGTCTCGGACGTGTTCGCGACGGCCCCCGTCGCGGAGACCCGACTGCGTGTGCGCGCCGACGGCGAGACCTACCGGACCAACATCCGGCTGACCGAGCGGGGCGCCCGGACGCTGGCCTCTACCTTCCGCCGGACTAGCGGGCGGGCGTTCTCCCGGGCGAGCCCGACGCTTTCCGCGACGACGACCGTCGCGGACAGGCAGGTCCGGGTGGCCGGCGTGACGGAGCCGGTCAGCGACGGGGTCGGCTTCGCCTTCCGGGGCCACGACGAGGAGTCCTTTCGGCTCGTCGACCTCGTCGAGAACGGCAGCGTTCCGCCGAGGGTGGCCGGTCTCCTCTCGGTCGCCGTCGAGCGCGGCGCGGCGTGTCTCGTCGCCGGGCCCCGTGGCGCCGGGAAGACGACGACGCTTGGGGCGTTGCTGTGGGAGCTGCCACGGACCGTCCGCACGGTCGTCATCGAGGATACCCCGGAACTGCCCGTCTCGGCGCTGCAGTCGGCCGGCCGAGACGTTCAGCCGCTGCGAACCGAACGCGGCGACGGCCCGTCAGTGGACGCGACGGCCGCGCTACGGACCGCGCTCCGGCTCGGCGACGGCGCTCTCGTCGTCGGCGAAGTCCGGGGCGAAGAGGCCGGCGTCCTCTACGAGGCGATGCGTGTCGGCGGCGGCGACAGCGCGGTGCTTGGAACCATCCACGGCACCGGCGGCGACAGTGTGCGAGAGCGACTCGTCTCGGACCTCGACGTGCCCGAGAGCGCCTTCGCCGCGACGGACCTGGTCGTGACCCTCGACCCGCCGACAGCCGACGGCGGGCGCGGTATCGCGGCGGTCGAGGAGGTCCGCGGGCACGAGGACGGTGTCGCCTTCGAACCGCTGTTCGTGCGTGAGGGCCCCACGGCGACGGCGACCGGGCACATCGACCGGGGCGCCAGTCGTCTGGTCGAGTCGCTGGCCCACGCCGGGGAGTCCTACGCCAGCGTCCGCGAGACCATCCGTGACCGCACGGCGGCACTCGGCCCGGACCGGACGGCAGGGAGCGTCGAGCCCGGCTCATGA
- a CDS encoding type II secretion system protein, with protein MSESAAEAANGGAAEGADGGAAEPLGRLVTVPEGYGRACRLLGLSMPPETVLAGSYALAVAVWLVGVAALAVGSGPLAVVVGAGSAVAAVGLALGGRYGVGLAAQARRIRALGAAPSLVATLVLGMALWPSAERAAAFAASAGDGLLAESLDSYRRRASRTPRSGLDAFGQGWADEFPALEIALTRIERAAVVTAEERAELLDAARRGILHGTRDEMAAFAADLRAPATALYAFGVLLPLAMVALLPAVGAAGVPVSLPLLVVTYGIVLPSGLVAASAWLLAQRPVAFPPAPVPRRHPDVSTGSLDALGAGAAAAVGGWLAGGLFLPAWAPPIAALGLGAGSTLLVYYRPVKEVRDHVGAVEDGLPAALSAIGRRVERGESVESAFDAAVDATPEPLATVLQRTVERQGTLGVDIETAFRGDHGTLSTLPSPRLRRGAVLLGAAADIGPPAGETIATMGDHLDELAEVEQETRRQLSQVTGTLSNTAAFFGPLVGGTTVAMSAAMGTSGPIESVSTASLGPVIGWYCLVLAVVLTALSTGLHRGLDRALVGYRAGLALWSATTVYCVAVVATGLVV; from the coding sequence ATGAGTGAATCAGCGGCCGAAGCGGCGAACGGTGGAGCAGCCGAGGGGGCGGACGGCGGCGCGGCCGAACCGCTCGGGCGACTGGTCACTGTGCCCGAGGGGTACGGGCGCGCCTGTCGGTTGCTGGGCCTGTCGATGCCACCCGAGACGGTGCTCGCGGGGAGCTACGCGCTGGCCGTCGCCGTCTGGCTGGTCGGTGTCGCCGCCCTCGCCGTCGGCTCCGGGCCCCTCGCAGTCGTCGTCGGGGCCGGGAGCGCGGTCGCCGCCGTCGGGCTCGCACTCGGCGGTCGCTACGGTGTCGGCCTGGCGGCACAGGCCCGTCGTATCCGTGCGCTGGGCGCCGCACCGTCGCTCGTGGCGACACTCGTGCTGGGGATGGCGCTGTGGCCCAGCGCCGAACGGGCGGCTGCCTTCGCCGCCAGCGCCGGCGACGGCCTCCTGGCGGAGAGTCTCGATAGCTATCGGCGGCGAGCGTCTCGAACTCCCCGAAGCGGGCTGGACGCGTTCGGCCAGGGGTGGGCCGACGAGTTCCCGGCACTCGAGATTGCGCTTACCCGTATCGAGCGGGCAGCAGTGGTGACGGCCGAAGAGCGCGCCGAGCTGCTGGACGCGGCCCGCCGAGGAATCCTCCACGGGACCCGCGACGAGATGGCGGCCTTCGCCGCCGACCTCCGGGCGCCGGCGACGGCGCTGTACGCCTTCGGCGTCCTGCTCCCGCTCGCGATGGTCGCACTGCTGCCCGCCGTCGGTGCGGCCGGAGTGCCTGTCTCCCTCCCGTTGCTGGTCGTGACATATGGCATCGTCCTCCCGAGCGGGCTCGTCGCCGCGAGTGCGTGGCTGCTGGCCCAGCGGCCCGTCGCCTTCCCACCGGCGCCGGTCCCGCGGCGCCACCCGGACGTCTCGACCGGGTCGCTGGACGCGCTCGGCGCCGGGGCGGCCGCCGCCGTCGGCGGCTGGCTCGCCGGAGGTCTCTTCCTCCCGGCGTGGGCCCCACCGATTGCGGCCCTCGGCCTGGGTGCCGGGTCGACACTGCTCGTCTACTACCGACCGGTAAAGGAGGTTCGGGACCACGTCGGTGCGGTCGAGGACGGGCTGCCCGCCGCACTGTCGGCCATCGGGCGCCGCGTCGAGCGCGGCGAGTCCGTCGAGTCGGCGTTCGACGCCGCGGTCGACGCCACACCGGAGCCACTGGCGACCGTGCTACAGCGGACCGTCGAACGCCAGGGGACGCTCGGCGTCGACATCGAGACGGCGTTTCGCGGCGACCACGGCACGCTGTCGACGCTCCCCAGTCCCCGACTCCGGCGTGGCGCCGTGTTGCTGGGTGCGGCTGCCGATATCGGCCCGCCGGCCGGCGAGACCATCGCGACCATGGGCGACCACCTGGACGAACTGGCCGAGGTCGAACAGGAGACCCGCCGGCAGCTCTCGCAGGTCACCGGCACGCTGTCGAACACCGCCGCGTTCTTCGGCCCGCTCGTCGGCGGCACGACCGTCGCGATGTCGGCCGCGATGGGTACCAGCGGCCCCATCGAGTCGGTGTCGACCGCGTCGCTCGGCCCGGTCATCGGCTGGTACTGTCTCGTGCTGGCGGTCGTGCTGACGGCGCTCTCGACCGGCCTGCACCGCGGGCTCGACCGTGCGCTGGTGGGCTACCGGGCCGGGCTGGCGCTCTGGTCCGCGACGACGGTGTACTGCGTGGCCGTGGTGGCGACGGGGCTCGTCGTGTGA
- a CDS encoding DUF7284 family protein translates to MSRATSTVVDVTAFLLLVGAAVAVVVNGAAVEPVTTENPAAERTELLATSTASIEYTLAVPGRPPNGTTNATATHTRTAHGTLAQLLAEAAMSHVSFEGNRLSRAGAGFERQVATTIRNRLHERGRRTAVWAHWEPYRGSPLDGTMRVGERPPPSADVDAATTTVASPASVRNDQLQRVAKTSGYRGVAGVVAGAVVDGLFPPQQAQLALDGDYPDERLMERRYRRMRALTRAGELSVESTSASDLNAELSAALTERFATDMQRRFDSPEAAADAVRTGNVSITVRTWEP, encoded by the coding sequence ATGAGTCGCGCGACCAGCACCGTGGTCGACGTGACCGCGTTCCTCCTGCTCGTCGGCGCCGCCGTTGCAGTCGTCGTCAACGGTGCCGCAGTCGAGCCGGTGACGACAGAGAATCCGGCCGCCGAGCGGACGGAACTGCTCGCGACGAGCACGGCCAGTATCGAGTACACACTCGCCGTGCCGGGAAGGCCGCCAAACGGGACGACCAACGCGACGGCGACCCACACGCGCACCGCCCACGGCACGCTCGCGCAGCTGCTGGCCGAGGCGGCGATGAGCCACGTCAGCTTCGAGGGGAACCGGCTCTCGCGGGCCGGAGCCGGATTCGAGCGGCAAGTGGCGACGACGATACGGAACCGCCTCCACGAACGGGGCCGCCGGACCGCCGTGTGGGCCCACTGGGAGCCGTATCGCGGCTCGCCGCTCGACGGCACGATGCGCGTTGGCGAGCGCCCGCCGCCCTCGGCAGACGTGGACGCGGCGACGACGACCGTCGCGAGTCCGGCGTCGGTCAGGAACGACCAACTCCAGCGAGTCGCGAAGACCTCGGGGTACCGGGGCGTAGCGGGGGTGGTTGCCGGCGCCGTCGTGGATGGACTGTTCCCGCCACAGCAGGCTCAACTCGCCCTCGACGGTGACTACCCCGACGAACGGCTGATGGAACGTCGATACCGCCGGATGAGAGCGCTCACCCGCGCCGGAGAGCTCTCGGTCGAATCCACGTCGGCGAGTGACCTGAACGCGGAGCTGTCGGCGGCACTTACGGAACGCTTCGCGACGGATATGCAACGGCGCTTCGACTCCCCCGAGGCCGCCGCAGACGCCGTTCGGACCGGCAACGTCAGTATCACCGTCAGGACGTGGGAGCCATGA
- a CDS encoding DUF7286 family protein has protein sequence MNRGVSLASDRRGRVPFAVVGVVLVVASLSLAPTLSTESAPDETAVERSLSQVSAASATAVRDGVATASRRAATSPVVEPADTPVGRALSDDRPFRDSLRLRVYLQVRANLERLSARSDGVTATASLPAVDSTGEYERAIGRVHVERAGDNDTAVRATVENVTLTARRDGEVLTRRTVDRTVVVPTPVLHVHDQIDTYETRVTNGLTKPGLSQRMTARLYPIAWARGYAQFGGAPIENVIANRHASLATNGALLGVQRSVFGRSDPEGRQALKEATAAVGITDIVAGSNSQLAKDILSQTSYRPASQNITTGAEAATGPGDPLHIGVNGTADAAYREVGLPGALNATARDAYTVEATVVTEREHRWGGRPDRPASPGPNWTVARDTTESTATIVGTVESEVDSPDGWHAFDRWGRTIEITHTRKVTWVNGNSNRVTRNKRTERFDVSLALVGNHRNDSLVPVRGIETVHDADGSPLGGENLADVEQTAKDRLLDRGRNPLAKEVALAEFEQETVRITGERPDSIHTWIARDLRGLRERVRDIAIRTDRGTVGTFQTNPAQRLQGKLQQRRAELVDAPETYDSVAQRARVAARVAFLDAVSRRLSGAAGNHSAVESDITDQLAAVPGGSLAGLRRALTARETRVPRTRPTPTGPAGPVRTQVDAQPQYLTLASVSESRVPAVDGTEHPLVARNVNVFSIPYGNAATEVLTAGTGSRNRVGLATAAKTLAAAEDTEAGSNTTVRQRRQRLRTEVARANDAVVAALVERVRTGTDAGKRESERIVEDAMDRWETTASRGLALANESAATRVAEVAGSRRGLSTLKQDWLRLRLLRTTTKALSTTGARPPKGLVNRTANIVRDRSRSRVQSALADRTREEVERVAKKKLGAQVLPAGLPLAPPYLPWYLTLNIWWVTVEGTYARFSVTANHGPPGAPGAAVRYVREDRAVQLDVDGDGNSERLGQNTRISFRADTGVVVAVPPKPRGVGDKDGNSVETSAGWPEPG, from the coding sequence ATGAACCGGGGCGTCTCGCTCGCGTCGGACCGGCGGGGCCGCGTGCCCTTTGCCGTGGTCGGCGTCGTCCTGGTGGTGGCCAGTCTCTCGCTCGCACCGACGCTGTCGACCGAGTCGGCGCCCGACGAGACGGCGGTCGAACGCTCGCTGTCTCAGGTGAGCGCTGCCAGCGCGACCGCCGTCCGGGATGGCGTCGCGACGGCCAGTCGCCGGGCCGCCACCTCGCCGGTCGTCGAACCGGCCGACACACCCGTCGGCCGGGCACTGAGCGACGACCGGCCGTTCCGTGACAGCCTGCGACTCCGGGTGTATCTGCAGGTGCGTGCGAACCTGGAACGGCTCTCGGCCCGCAGCGACGGGGTGACGGCGACGGCGTCCCTGCCAGCAGTAGATTCGACGGGCGAGTACGAGCGGGCTATCGGGCGCGTCCACGTCGAGCGCGCCGGCGACAACGACACCGCCGTCCGCGCCACCGTCGAGAACGTCACGCTGACCGCCCGTCGTGACGGCGAGGTCCTCACCCGGCGGACCGTCGACCGGACCGTCGTCGTCCCGACGCCGGTGTTACACGTCCACGACCAGATCGACACCTACGAGACCAGAGTGACGAACGGGCTGACGAAACCCGGGCTGAGCCAGCGCATGACCGCCCGACTGTATCCCATCGCGTGGGCGCGTGGATACGCGCAGTTCGGCGGGGCGCCAATCGAGAACGTCATCGCGAACAGACACGCGAGCCTGGCCACCAACGGCGCCCTGCTCGGGGTGCAGCGGTCAGTGTTCGGCCGGAGTGACCCCGAGGGGCGACAGGCACTCAAGGAAGCGACGGCCGCCGTCGGAATCACCGATATCGTCGCCGGCTCCAACAGCCAGCTCGCCAAGGACATCCTCAGCCAGACCAGCTACCGGCCGGCGAGTCAGAACATCACCACGGGCGCCGAAGCTGCGACGGGACCAGGCGACCCGCTCCATATCGGCGTCAACGGGACCGCCGACGCGGCCTACCGGGAGGTCGGGCTGCCCGGCGCGCTCAACGCCACCGCCAGGGACGCCTACACTGTCGAGGCGACGGTCGTGACCGAACGTGAGCACCGCTGGGGCGGCCGACCCGACCGGCCAGCGTCGCCGGGCCCCAACTGGACCGTTGCCAGAGATACCACCGAATCGACCGCGACCATCGTCGGAACGGTCGAGAGCGAGGTGGACAGCCCGGATGGCTGGCACGCGTTCGACCGATGGGGGCGGACCATCGAAATCACGCACACGCGCAAGGTGACCTGGGTGAACGGCAACAGCAACAGGGTCACCAGAAACAAGCGTACCGAGCGATTCGACGTGAGTCTCGCCCTCGTCGGCAACCATCGGAACGACTCCCTCGTGCCGGTCCGTGGCATCGAGACAGTCCACGATGCGGATGGGAGTCCGCTCGGGGGAGAGAATCTCGCCGACGTTGAACAGACGGCGAAAGACAGGCTGCTGGACCGGGGCCGGAACCCACTCGCAAAAGAGGTCGCACTGGCGGAGTTCGAGCAAGAGACGGTGCGTATCACCGGGGAGCGACCGGACTCGATACACACCTGGATAGCCCGGGACCTGCGTGGACTTCGCGAGCGCGTGCGAGACATCGCTATTCGGACCGACCGTGGCACAGTTGGGACCTTCCAGACCAACCCCGCCCAGCGGCTCCAGGGAAAGCTCCAGCAACGACGGGCAGAGCTGGTCGACGCGCCCGAGACCTACGACAGCGTTGCCCAGCGGGCCCGTGTCGCGGCCCGGGTCGCGTTCCTCGACGCCGTTTCCCGGCGGTTGAGCGGGGCGGCGGGCAACCACTCAGCGGTCGAATCCGACATCACCGACCAGCTAGCGGCGGTTCCGGGCGGGTCGCTGGCCGGACTCAGGCGGGCACTGACCGCCCGCGAGACGCGCGTGCCCCGGACACGACCGACGCCGACCGGTCCGGCAGGGCCGGTCCGGACACAGGTCGACGCCCAGCCGCAGTACCTGACGCTGGCGTCGGTGAGCGAGTCGCGGGTCCCGGCCGTCGACGGGACCGAACACCCGCTCGTCGCCCGGAACGTCAACGTGTTCTCTATTCCCTACGGTAACGCCGCGACCGAGGTGCTAACGGCCGGCACCGGCAGCCGGAACCGGGTCGGCCTCGCGACGGCGGCGAAGACGCTGGCGGCGGCCGAGGACACCGAGGCCGGTTCGAACACGACCGTCCGCCAGCGCCGACAGCGACTCCGGACCGAGGTCGCCCGGGCCAACGACGCCGTCGTCGCTGCGCTCGTCGAGCGGGTACGCACTGGGACGGACGCCGGAAAGCGGGAAAGCGAACGCATCGTCGAGGATGCGATGGACCGATGGGAGACGACGGCGTCGCGTGGGCTGGCCCTCGCAAACGAGTCCGCGGCCACCCGCGTCGCCGAGGTGGCCGGCAGCCGTCGGGGGCTCTCCACACTGAAACAGGACTGGCTCCGTCTCAGACTCCTGCGAACGACGACCAAAGCGCTGTCGACCACCGGGGCGCGACCGCCGAAGGGGCTGGTGAACCGAACCGCCAACATCGTCCGCGACCGCTCGCGCAGCCGGGTCCAGAGCGCACTCGCCGACCGGACCCGTGAGGAGGTCGAACGAGTCGCGAAGAAAAAGCTCGGGGCGCAGGTGTTGCCCGCCGGCTTGCCGCTCGCACCGCCCTACCTCCCGTGGTATCTGACGCTGAACATCTGGTGGGTGACAGTCGAGGGGACCTACGCCCGCTTCAGCGTGACGGCCAACCACGGCCCGCCCGGGGCCCCCGGCGCAGCGGTGCGGTACGTCCGCGAGGACCGAGCAGTCCAGCTCGACGTCGACGGTGACGGGAACAGCGAGCGGCTGGGACAGAACACACGCATCTCCTTCCGGGCCGACACCGGCGTCGTCGTCGCGGTGCCACCGAAGCCACGCGGGGTCGGCGACAAGGACGGTAACTCCGTTGAGACGTCAGCGGGGTGGCCCGAGCCGGGGTAG